In Candidatus Polarisedimenticolaceae bacterium, the sequence AAGTCGTATTGCCTGGGCTGCCGCTACTGCGTGCAGGCGTGCCCCTACGGCTGCCGCTACATCGATCCGCGCACCAACACCGTCGACAAGTGCACGCTCTGCTACCACCGGATCACGAAGGGTCTGACGACCGCCTGCTGCGAGTCGTGCCCCACGGGGGCGCGCCTGCTCGGCGACCTCCGCGACCCGGCCGACCCGATCCACGAGCTGCTGCGCACGAACAAGGTGCAGGTGCTCAAGCCCAACCTCGCCACCGGGGCGAAGCTCTACTACTCCGGCCTCGACGGCCAGGTCCGCTGAGGGGAGCGCGCGATGGAACATCTCCTTCACGGCGTCGAAGGCTTCATGTACCCCAACGAGATCGAGCTCCAGTGGAGCGTGCTGATCGTGCTCTACCCGTTCATCACGGGGCTCGTCGCGGGCGCGTTTATCCTCGCTTCGCTGCTGCGCGTCTTCAACGTCGAGGCGATCAAGCCGACCTACCGGCTCGCGCTGCTGACCGCCCTCGCGTTCCTCATCGTCGCGCCGCTCCCGCTGCAGATGCACCTCGGCCATCCCGAGCGCTCGTTCGAGATGTACCTCACCCCGCACACCACCTCGGCGATGGCGATGTTCGGGTTCGTCTACCTCTGGTACCTGCTGGCGGTGCTGGTCATCGAGATCTGGCTGGACTTCCGCCCGGAGATCGTTCGATTCGCGCAGGAGTCGACGGGCTGGAAGCGGCTGTTCTACCGGGCGCTGACGCTCGGGTCCTACAACGTGAGCCCGCGGGCGCTCGAGATCGACGACAAGGTGGGGTGGTTCATCACCGTCGTCGGCATCCCGTCGGCGTTCCTGCTCCACGGCTACGTCGGGTTCATCTTCGGCTCCATCAAGGCGAACCCCTGGTGGTCCACGCCGCTGATGCCGATCGTCTTCCTGTTCTCCGCGATCGTCTCGGGGATCGCGGCGGTGCTGTTGATCTACATCGTCTACTGCGTCACGAAGTCGATCAAGCTCGACATGCGCTGCCTCGACGCGATGGCGAAGTTCCTGTTCTTCGCCTTCCTGATCGACTTCACGCTCGAGTCCCTGGACCTGATCCACCGCATCTACGAGTCGGACGAGTCGTTCAAGACCCTCGACTTCATGGTGAAGACGAAACTCTACGGCTCGCACATCATCGTGCAGCTGATCCTGGGCACCCTCGCGCCCTTGGGGCTTCTGGCCCTGACCCAGATCCTGAAGCTGACGGAGAGCGCGCGGCGCAGCCTCTACACGATCGCGGCGGTGCTGACGCTCGTCGGGATCTTCGCGATGCGCTGGAACGTCGTGATCGGCGGACAGCTGTTCTCCAAGAGCTTCCTCGGATACACGACCTACAAGATGGGATTCGCCACCCGCGAGGGTCTGCTCCCGGCGATCGTGCTCATGATCCTGCCGTTCCTCATCCTCTGGGTGCTGGTCCGGCTGTTCCCCCCGATGAAGGAGACCTCATGCGCGGAATCTGGCTCCTGATCGGCGCGATCGCGGCCATCCCGTCCCGGGCGGCGATGCCCCAGCCCGCGAGCGCGGAGATCTGCGGGGACTGCCACCGGGCCATCGCCGAGGGTTGGAAGAAGTCGGCCCACGCCCGTGCGATGGAGAGCCGCCTCTTCCAGGAGGCCCTCCGGAAAGCCGGCGAGGACTTCGGCACGGACGCGAAGAAGGTCTGCCTCGGCTGTCACGCCCCGCTCGCGGTGAAGCTCGGCGACTTCGAGCTCGTGAAGAAGGTGAGCTGGGAAGGGGTCACCTGCGACTTCTGCCACTCGATCCGGTCGGTCGACGTGTCCGGCCCGAATCCGAAGGCGACCGTCGAGGTCTCGAACCTGAAGAGCGGACCGTCGAAGGACTCCGTCTCGCCCGCCCACGCGACGGCGTATTCGAAGGTGCACACGGAGTCCGAGACCTGCGCCGTCTGCCACGAGTACAGGAACGCGGGCGGCTTCGCCGTCGTCACCACCTACAGCGAGTGGAGGGAGAGCCCCGCCGGCAAGGGCGGCATCCCGTGCCAGGGGTGCCACATGTACCTCGTCCAGGGACAGGTCGTCGATCCGCGCGTGCGGCGGGAGTCCTCGCACCAGGTGAACCTGCACGAGATGCCCGGCAGCCACTCGATCGAGCAGCTCAACAAGGCGCTCAAGGCGTGGATGACGGTCAAACGCGACGGGAACACGCTGCGCGTGAACGTGCGCCTCTCCAACGACGGCGCCGGACACTACCTCCCGACCGGATCGCCGATGCGCCAGATCGTCCTCGAGGTCCGGGCGGCGCCGTTCGGGATCGACTCGATGCGCCAGGAGCGCAAGCTCACGCGCGCGCTGAAGGACGCCTCGGGCGCTCCGATCCAGCAGGAGCACGTCGCCTTCCTGAAGGCGGCCTCCGTGGCCTCCGACACGAGGCTGGCCCCGGACGAGACGCGGACGGAGACCTTCGCCTTCGAGGTGCCGAAAGACACGAAGACACGGGTGGAGACGAGGCTCTACTACGTCCACTCCCCCGCCGCAGGGAGCGATCTCGCGCGCCGGGTGAAGTTCATCGAGCTGGTGCAGATGGCTCCGTAGGAGTCTTCGCAGGGAGGGCCGACCATGACCGCGTCGCAGCGCCCGCTCGCCACGACGTGGCTCGTCGCGGCGCTCGCCGCAGGGGCGGCGGCGGCGGACCCCCCGCAGCTCGTCGAAGCCAAGGCGCCGCCCTTCAGCGAGGGGATCTTCCCCTGCAAGCAGTGCCACGACGGTCCGGGAGACCGCACGCGGCGGTCGCTGGGCTTCCACGAGGAGATCCAGGCCGCGTTCGACCACGATGCGGAGCACCGCTGGTGCCTGGATTGCCACGACAACGCGGACCGGGACGTCCTGCACCTGTCGAACGGCGATCCCCTCCCGTTCACCGAGTCCTACCGACTCTGCGGCCAGTGCCACGGCGACAAGTACCGGGACTGGCGGGCGGGGGTGCACGGCAAGCGCGTCGGCCGCTGGGACGGCGAGAAGACCTACTTCCTCTGCGTCAACTGTCACAACCCGCACTCCCCCCGATTCAAGGGCGTCGTGGAGATCGAGGTCGGGGGCGTGAAGACGACCGCGCCGACGTCCGAGAATCTGAAGCCCGAGCCGAGGCCACGCCGGCCCGGGGAGATGCGGCGATGAGCGCCGGGCGGACGAATCCGGGACACGACCCGGTGCGCCGCAACCTGCTCAAGATGGCCGGTGCGGGAGCGGCCGTCGCCGCCCTGTCGGGCTGCCGTATCGAGGAGTTCTTCCGGGCCCACTTCCGGGAGCTGTCGAAGGCCGACCTCGACGCCGCGCTCCGGGGCATCGAGCGGTCGAATCTCGAGCGGTTCGGGAAGCGAACGACCGTGGACGCCACCGGGGCGCGCCCGGGCGTCGAGTTCGGTTACGGCCTCGACCTTTCGCGTTGCGTGGGCTGCCGGCGCTGCGTGTACGCGTGCGTGAAGGAGAACAACCCGTCCCGCGAGCACCCGCAGATCCACTGGATCCGGGTCCTGGAGATGGACAAGGAGCACGGCGTCGATCTGATGCACTCGGAGATCTACTACGAGCCGGAAACGGTTCCGCAGCCCGGCAAGTTCTACTTCCCGGTCCAGTGCCAGCAGTGCCGCGACGCGCCCTGCGTGAAGACCTGCCCCACCGGCGCCACCTGGCAGGAGCCCGACGGCATCGTGGTCATCGACTACGACTGGTGCATCGGTTGCCGCTGCTGCATGTCGGCCTGCCCCTACGGCGCACGACACTTCAACTGGGCCGAGCCGACGCTGCCGGCGGAGGAGCTGAACCCGGACCAGCACTACCTCGGCAACCGCCCGCGCCCCAAGGGCGTCGTGGAGAAATGCACCTTCTGCATCCAGCGGACGCGCAAGGGGCTCTACCCGGCGTGCGTCGAGGTCTGCCCCGTCGGCGCGCGGAAGTTCGGGAACCTGCTCGACCCCGAGAGCGAGGTGCGCAAGGTCATGGACACCAAGCGCGTCTTCATCTTCAAGGAAGAGCTCGCGACCCACCCGCGGTTCTTCTACTTCTACGCCACCTGAGGCCGGAGCGACGATGCGCGGATTTCTGGAGTTCGTCCGCGGATGCGGCCGCCAGGTCGTCCGGGGGGACCGTGCGTACTGGGCGTGGCTCGCGGGGCTCGGGATCGCCATCGCGATCGGGGCCTTCGCCTACGCCAACCAGTTCCGGAGCGGCCTGATCGCGACGAACATGCGCGACCAGGTGTCGTGGGCCTTCTACGTCGGCAACTTCACGTTCCTCGTCGGCGTGGCCGCGGCGGCGATCCTCCTGGTCATCCCCGCCTACGTCTACCAGTGGAAACCGATCAAGGAAGTCGTCCTCCTGGGGGAGCTGCTCGCGATCTCGGCGCTCGCGATGTGCCTGCTGTTCGTCGTGGTCGACGTCGGGCGCCCCGACCGGCTGCTGCACATGGCGCCGTTCCTGGGAACGCCGAACTGGCCCGCCTCGCTCCTCGCGTGGGATGCCCTCGTGCTCAACGTCTACCTCGCGCTCAACCTCGTGCTGGTGGTCTACATCCTGTTCAAGGCGTATCGGGACGAGCCGGCGGACATGCGCATCCTCGTCCCGCTCGTGCTCCTGTCGATCCCCGTGGCGATCTCGACGCACACGGTGACCGCGTTCCTCTACAACGGCATGGCGTCGCGGCCGTACTGGAACGCCTCGATCCTGGCGCCGCGCTTCATCGCCTCGGCGTTCTGCTCGGGCCCCGCGGTGATGCTGATCCTCTTCCAGATCCTGCGCCGCACGGTGAAGCTCCCCATCAGGGACGAGGCGATCTGGAAGATCGCCGAGCTGATGGCCTACGCGATGTTCCTGAACCTGTTCCTGCTCGGCGCCGAGGTGTTCAAGGAGTTCTACTCGGCGACCGAGCACACCCTCTACACGCGCTACCTGTGGTTCGGCATCGGCGAGCACACGGCGCTCGTGCCGTACGCCTGGCTGTCGCTCGCCTGCAGCGTGGTCGCGTTCGTCCTCTTCCTGGTCCCCGCGACCCGTCGCAATTTCAAGACGCTGAACCTCGGGTGCGTCCTGATCTGGGCGGGGGTCTACATCGAGAAGGGGATGGGGCTCGTCATCCCCGGGATGACCCCGGACACGCTCGGCGAGATCTACGAGTACCGACCGACCCTCAACGAATGGTGCATCGCCGCGGGGATCTTCGGGATCGGGTTCCTCGTCTTCACGATCCTCGTGAAGATCTCCGTCCCGATCCTGTACGGCACCTTCCACGCCAGGCACGAGTGAGGGTCGGGCCCCGTATACTCGCGCCGTGCGCCGACGCGACTTCCTCCACCTCGCCGCCGCCTCGGCGGTGGGCGCGCTCGTTCCCTCCCGCCCCGCGCGTGTGCGGGGTGTCGTCCGCTCCGCAGGGAAGGGGATCGCCGGCGTCGCGGTCAGCGACGGACGGACGGTCGTCGGGACGGCGTCCGACGGCACGTTCGAGCTCGTCACCACCTCCGAGCGCGAGTTCGTGCAGATCGCCGTTCCCTCCGGGTACCGCATCCCGACGCATCCGTGCGGGACCGCCCGCTTCTACGCGCCGGTCGCGCCGGAAGCGGTCTTCGACCTGGAGCCCCTTCCGGTCTCCGACGAGCGACACACCCTCCTCGCGCTCGGCGACATCCAGACGGAGGACCGGGAGGAGATGGGCTGGTTCCACGAGCGGAGCGTTCCGGACCTGCTGGAGACGATCGGCCGGCAGGAAAACCGGCACGTCGTGGGGCTCGCCCTCGGCGACCTGATGTTCGACGACCTGTCGCTGTATCCGAGGTACGAGGAATCGGTGCGGCGCATGGGGGTGCCGTTCTTCCAGGTGATCGGGAACCACGACCTCGACCAGGAGGCGGCGGTCGACGAGGACTCGACGCGGACCTTCACCCGGCACTTCGGGCCCCGCTACGCCAGCTTCGATCGCGGGGCCGTCCACTACGTGATCCTCGACGACGTCTTCTGGAACGGCGAGGGATACCTCGGCTACCTCGACGCCGACCAGCTGGCATGGCTCTCGGCCGACCTCGCGCTCGTCGAGAAGGGGCGCACCGTCGTCGTCGCCACGCACATCCCCCTGCAGGGAAGCCACGACGTCCGCCAGGGAAGGAAGAAGCCGACGCCGACGATGTCGGTCACGAATCGCGAGCTCCTCTTCCGGCTCCTCGAGCCGTACCGGGTGCACGTCCTCGCGGGACACACGCACGAGAGCGAGCACCTCTTCCATCACGGCCTGCACGAACACGTCGCCGGGGCGATCTGCGGCGCGTGGTGGAGCGGGCCGATCTGCGCCGACGGCACGCCGAACGGCTACGCCGTGTACGACGTGAAGGGAGAGGAGGTCACCTGGCGCTACAAGGCGGTCGGCCGGCCGGAGGACCACCAGATCCGCGTCGAGCGGGCCGACGACGGCGAGATCGTCGCGAACGTGTGGGACTGGGACCCGAAATGGGAGGTCGTCCTCTACGTGGACGGGGCCCGGCGGGGGGCGATGGAGCGGCGGAACGGCCGCGACCCGCTGAGCGTGCGGCTGCACCGGGGTCCGGACCTTCCCGAGCGCCGGAAGTGGGTGGAGCCGTACGTGACCGCGCACCTGTTCTTCGCGAAACCCCCGGACGGCGCGCGCGACGTCCGGGTCGAGGCGACGGATCGGTTCGGGCGCGTGTCGACGGCCTCCATCGCCGTTGGCCCCGCCTGATCCTTCGGCTACGATTCGCGGGATGCGCGTCCTCATCGTCGGCGGTGGACAGGTCGGCTCCCTGATCGCCCAGCGCCTCACCCGCGAGGGGAACGAGGTCACCGTCGTCGAGGCCGGGCACGAGCGGTGCCTCGAGCTCGAGTCGCAGCTCGACGCCAAGATCGTCGAGGGGAACGCCGTGCGCGTGCGCACGCTGCGCAAGGCCGGGATCCGGGACGCCGAGATGCTGATCGCCGTGACCGACCAGGACGAGATCAACGTCCTGGCCTGCCTCATCGCCCAGGCCGAGTCGAACGTCCGGGTGAAGATCGCCCGGATCCGCACCCACGAGGTCGACCACTGGAGGCGCATCACGGCGGCGACCGGCCTCCGGATCGACATGATCATGCACCCCGAGAGCGCGATCGCGGAGCGGATCATGCGCGTGATCCGCGTGCCCGGCGTCTCCGACGTCTTCGACTTCGCCGACGGGAACGTGCGGCTGTTCGGGATGAACGTCGAGGCCGGAAGCCCGGTGGAGGGGAAGACCCTCGAGGAGCTCGACCGCGCCGGGCCGCCGCGGGACTCGCTGATCGCGATGATCTTCCGCGGCACCCAGGTGATCATCCCGCACGGGGCGGAGCGGCTGCGCGAGGGGGACCACGCCTACGTCGTCACGACGCGGGAGAACTGGTCCGAGGTCCTGAAGTTCATGGGGCTCGCGGAGCAGGCGCCGGTGCAACGCGCCTTCATCGTGGGCGGGAAGCAGATGGGGATCACCTGCGCGGAGCTGCTCGAGGCCCAGGGGGTCGACGTCAAGCTGTTCGAGCCGGACGCGGGGCGCGCGACCCGGATCGCCGAGATCCTGAGGAAGTCGATCGTCGTCCACGCCGACGGGACCGACCAGAAGGTCCTCGAGGACGAGAACGTGGAGGGGGTCGACGTCTTCCTCGCCCTGACCGGCCACGACGAGGACAACATCATCGCCTCCCTGCTCGCCCGCCGACTCGGCGTGCGCAAGGTCGTCGCGCTCATCAACCGCCCGAACTACATCCCGATGGCCCAGCGCCTCGGGGTCAACACCACGGTCAGCCCGCGCCTGGTCGCCGTGGACCGGATCCTCCAGTTCGTGCGGAAGGGGAGCGTCCTCTCCGTGACGACGTTCCGGGAGGAGGAAGCCGAGGCGATCGAGCTGATCGCCCCCGAACGGTCCCGTCTGATCGGGCGCAAGCTGCGCAACGTGAAGCTCCCCGAGGGGGCGATCGTCGGCGCGATCGTGCGTCCCGACGGCGAGGTCCGCGTTCCCCGGGGCGACGTCGAGATCCACCCCGGCGACCGGGTGATCTTCTTCGCGCTGGAATCGGTCGTCCCGAAGCTCGAGTCGGCGTTCCTCGTGGAGCTCGGGAAGCGGCGTCCGTGATCCGGGTCCGCGCGCTCGCGCACGTGCTGGGTCCCCTGCTCGTGGCCCTCGCGGCGTTGTTCCTGGTCCCGCTCGGCTGGGCCGTCTGGAGGCGCGATCCCGGCATCGACGAGCTCGGCGTCTCGACGGCGATCACCCTGGCGGCCGGCGCGGCCCTCTGGACCTGGGGAAAACGCCCCGACCGCGCGCTCGGCGGCCGCGAGGCGACGCTCCTCGTGGCGGTGGCGTGGCTCGCCGTCGTCCTGTTCGGGGCGCTTCCGTTCGCCTTCGACCCCGCCTTCCCGACCTTCGCCGACGCCTTCTTCGAGTCCGCCTCCGGGTTCACGACGACCGGCGCGACCGTGCTGGAGAAAGTCGAGGTCCTCGACGCCCCGATCCAGTTCTGGCGCTGCTTCACCCACTGGATCGGCGGGATGGGGATCGTGCTCCTCGGCATCGCGATCCTCCCGCTCGTCGGCCACGGCGGCATGAACCTCTACCGCGCCGAATTCTCGGGGGCGCGCTCCGAGAAGATCCGGCCGCGCATCGCGGAGACGGCGCGGTCGCTCTGGAAGGTCTACCTCGCCCTGACGATCGCGCAGTACGTGGCCATGCGCCTGGCGGGAGTGTCGCCGTTCGAGTCGCTCTGCCACACCTTCGGGACGCTGGGGACCGGCGGCTTCTCGACGCGGACCGCGAGCGTCGGCGGGTTCGAGAGCCCGGCCGTGGAGTGGATCGTCATCACCTTCATGTTCCTGTCCGGGATGTCGTTCGTGCAGCACTACCGCTGGCTCGTCGAGCGGCGGGTGGGAAGCGTCTGGCGCGACGTCGAGTTCCGCGGGTACGTCGCCGTCGCCCTGGCGGCGACGGCGCTGATCGTGCCGTTCCTCATGCGGTACTCCGGCTACGACCTCGAGCGGGCGATCCGCGGCGCCGCGTTCCAGGTCGTCTCGATCCAGACGACGACCGGGTTCATGTCCGAGGACTTCGAGTTGTGGCACCCGCTTCCGCAGGTCCTCCTCCTCAGCCTCATGTTCATCGGAGGCTGCACCGGCTCGACCGCGGGCGGGCTGAAGGTGGCGCGCGTGATGCTGCTGGGCGGGGTCGTCTACCGCGAGTTCCGGCGGATGGTGGAGCGTCGGGGCGTCTTCGCCGTGCGCCAGGGGGGGAAGGTCGTCCCCGAGGAGACGATCCAGGGGCTGCTCAGCCTCGTCTACCTCGCCTTCCTCGTGAACTTCGTCTCGGTTCTCGCGCTCGCGGCGGCCGGCGTGGACGTGTTGACCGCGATCTCCGCGGTCGCCGCGTGCATGTTCAACGTCGGCCCCGGCCTCGGCACGGTCGGCCCCGCGGAGTACTACGGCCACCTCCCGCAGTTCGTGAAATGGGTGTTGTCCGGGTGCATGATCGCGGGGCGTCTCGAGTTCTACACGACGATCGTGATCCTGACCCCCGCGTTCTGGAGGCGTTGAGATGCGGACGGCCCTCGACGCCAGCGCGCCCTTCCGGGCGCTCCCCCCGGCTCTCCTCGACCTCGTCGTCGCGAAGGCGACGCTTCGGGACTTCGCGGCGGGGGAGACGATCATCGCGCAGGGCGCCGCGGCGGGTGCGCTCTACGTCCTCTCGGCGGGGGAGGCGCGGGTCGTCCTCCACGATCACGGCGTGGCGCGCTCGCTCGCGACGGTCGGCCGCGGCGCCGTGCTCGGCGAGATGGCGCTCCTCACCGCGGGTCCCAGCACCGCGGAGGTCGTCGCCGCGACCGACGTTCGGGCGCTCGAGCTGCTTCCCGCCGACTTCTTCGCCCTCGTCGCGGATCACCCCGACCTCGCCGTCGTCCTCACCCATCTCGTCGCGGAGCGGCTGGGGAGCGCGCGCGGCGACGGCCTCGGCGGGAAGGTCCTCGAGGGGTACCGCATCGGCCGGCCGGTGGGTCGCGGCGCGATGTCGGTCGTCTACGAGGCCGAAGAGGTCGCGAGCGGCCGTCGCGTCGCGTTGAAGATGATGAGCCACCGCCTCGTCCATCGCGCCGACGCGATCGCGCGGTTCGAGCGGGAAGCCCGCGTCCTCCGATCGCTCGATCACCCGGGCATCGCACGTCTGATCGGCGACTTCCCGGCGTTCGGCACGCGGTTCCTGGTGCTCGAGTTCGTCGAGGGGGAGTCGCTCGACCGCCGCCTCGAGCGCGACGGCGCGCTTCGCACCGCCGACGCCCTGAAGTTGCTCGCCCGGATCGCCGACGCCCTCGCCCACGTCCACGCGCGAGGGGTCGTCCACCGCGACCTGAAGCCCGGGAACGTGATGCTCCCCAACGCGGGGGGCGTGAAGCTCCTCGACTTCGGCCTCGCCGACACCGGCGTCGAGCACGTGATCGCGGGGAGCGTCCTCTACATGCCCCCCGAGCAGATGGAGGGGAAGGACTCCGGTCCGGCGGCCGACGTCTACGCCTTCGCCTGCATGGCGATCGAGATGCTCTCGGGGCGCCTGCCGTTCGAGGGGCGCACCCCCGAGCGGCTCCACGAGGAGAAGCTCCGCTACGTCGTCCCGCAGGCGGAACAGATCGCGCCGCGACTGCCGGCGAAGGTGCACGCGTTCCTGGCCGCGGCGATGCTCCCGGAAGCGGAGCGGCGGCCGGCGATGAAGGCGACCGTGTTCGTGCGGTCGCCGCTTCGGTTCTTCGGGCGGTGGAACCGCGCCACGCACTGAGGCGCGGGTCGGGGGAGCGCGGGGCGCGCGGAATCGCGCGGCGATCGGCCGAAGGTGGATCGAGAGGGATTCGTCCTACCGGAAGGCGGCGAGTACGCCCAGGGTCAGGTACGTGGCGGCGCCGAACCGGTGCACCCAGCGATCCGTGCCCGGCCGATCCCGCCACCAGGCGCCGAGCGTTCCCGCCGTCATCGCCCACAACGCGTCGGTCAGGAGGCCCAGCCCGACGAAGATCAGTCCGAGGACGAGCAGCTGGCGTTGGGCCTCCCCCTTCGCCGGATCGACGAACTGGGGAAGGAAGGCGAGCAGGAAGAGCGCGGACTTGGGGTTGAGCAGATTCACGATCACGCCATCGCGGAATACCTGCAATAAGGATCGTTCGGAGTGGGCAGCGTCTCGCGCGTCGCTGCCGTTCGCGGTACGCAGGGCGCGAACGCCGAGAACCACGAGGTAGGCGGCTCCCGCGATCTGCACCCCCCGCAGCGCCCCCGGTCGGGCCAGCAGGAGCGCCGACACCCCCAGCCACGCGAGCATCACGTGGGTCACTCCCCCGATCGACAACCCCAACCCCGAGACAAACCCGGCGAGCCGCCCTTGTCGAATCGCGGTCGCCACGATGTAGAGGACCGCCGGGCCGGGGGTCACGAGGATGGCGAGGGCGGCGAGGAGGAACAGCGCGGACACCGCGGCATGGTACGGCGAATACCTCCGCGGAGTCAGGAACTCCCTTACACCGCGCCCCGGCGCGGCCGCGTACAACAGCGGCCGACATGAGCGAGCGCAGCCGCCCCCTGAGAATCCTGCTGGTCGACGACAACGAGATCTTCCTCACGGCGGCCGGGGGCTGGTTGTCCCGGCAACCGGGGCTCGACCTCGTGGCGACGGCCGGCGACGGCGAGGAGGCGCTGGCCGTCCTCCCCACGGCGAAGCCCGACCTCGTCGTCATGGACACCTTCATGCCCGGGATCGGCGGACTCGAGGCGACACGCCTCATCAAGTCCGCTCCCGGGGCCCCGTACGTCGTGATGGTCAGCGTGCACGAGGGGCCGGCGATCGAACGGGAAGCGTGGGCCGCCGGGGCCGACGGCTTCGTCACGAAGGCGGAGCTTTACGCGCACCTTCCGGCGCTGATTCAGGAGCTCTTCGCGACGAAGCCGCCGAGCCGCGGCGTGTCGCGATCGAAGTCTTCGGCAATTCAAGGCGAACAAGGAGGACAGTGAGATGCGTTTCGAGAATTCGATGAAGACGGTGGTCGCGGCGATCGCGATCGTGACGGCGGCGACGGTGGCCCTGGCGGCCCCTCCCGGGAAGCCCCGGTTCGTCCCGATGGGCGAGACCTACCTCGTCCCGATGGACATGAACGGCGACGGCTCGGTGATCGTCGGTCGCGGGTACTTCGGCCTCCCGACCTTCCGCTACACGATCGCGGGGGGCGTCGAGAACCTCGGCGGCGGGTGCGGCGCCGGGACGGCGTCGGTCTCCGAGGACGGCAACACCGTCCTCAGCTGCATCACGCGCCCCGACGGCGTCGAGGCGGCGGCGGCGTGGACCGGCAGCGACTGGCAGGACCTCGGCTCGGTGGCGGGCGCGGTCAACTGCGACGCCAGCCTGAGCAGCGGCTGGGATCTCTCCGGTGACGGGCGGACCGCGGTCGGTCTCGTCTGGCTCGCACAGATCTGCCGGGCCCACGCGGGTTCGTGGGACCTCGAAAACGGCGGTCCGGCGACGGACCTGGGCTCGCTCGTCGAGGGGCGCGCCACACGGGCGAACGCCGTGAACTTCGACGGCACCATCATCGCCGGCTGGCAGGACGATGAGGTCGGTCAGCGCGCGGGGGCGATGTGGGTGAACGGGGTCGAGTCGCCCGTTCTCACCGAGGCCGGCGAGAGCGTCGGCGAAGTCCAGTTCGTGAACGGAGACGGCTCCGTGATGGTCGGCAACAACTACCCGTACGGCACCCCGAACTCGTGGGTCTGGACCGCGAAGCGCGGCTTCACCACGATCGACGCGCCGAGCACCCTCTTCCAGCTCTTCGCGATCGACGCCGCCGACGACGGCTCCGTCGTCGTGGGCCTCGGCCGCGATCGTCAGGGGAACCCCAAGGGGTTCATCTGGACGCTGAACGGCTCGAAGTTCACGTGGATGGACGACTACCTCGCCAAGAAGGGCCTCGCCCCCGGCTGGAAGATCGGCTCCGTGAGCGCGATCTCCGGGGACGGCAGGACCCTCGCCGGGTACGGGATCAACCCGAACGGCGACGTCGAAGGGTTCGTCCTCGAGAACTTCTGATCCGTGGCTGCTTCGGGGAGGTCATGGAAGAGGGGAGCCTCCGGGCTCCCCTCTTTCTTTCTGACGGCGGTCCTGCTGGCGTCCCCCGCGCTCGGCGCGCCGTACCGCGTCCGCGAGATCGCGGCTCCCGCGACGGTCGGCTCGTCGAACCCGTCGGGGTTCGTCCCCCTCGCCGGTTCCGTGCTCTTCTCCGCCTGCGACCCGTTCCACGGCTGCGAGCTGTGGAGAAGCGACGGCACCGCGGCGGGCACGACCCTCGTGAAGGACATCCAGCCCGGTCCCGGCGGCTCGGGCCCGCAGGGGCTCACCCGCGTCGGGGCGTCGGTCTTCTTCGGCGCCGACGACGGCGCCTCCGGCGCGGAGCTGTGGCGAACCGACGGCACGTCGTCCGGCACCGTCCGGGTCCGGGACATCGCCCCCGGCAGCGGCGCTTCTTCCCCCCAGCAGCTCGTCGATCTCGGCGGAACCCTCCTGTTCACGTCGACGACGCCGTCCGAGGGGCGCGAGCTGTGGAGGTCCGACGGCACCGAAGCGGGGACGGTTCTCGTGAAGGACATCCGCCCCGGTGCTTCGTCCTCCTCGCCGTCGGAGGTCCGGGTCTACCTCGGCGCGTTGTTCTTCGGGGCCGACAACGGCACGCAGGGTCGCGAGCTGTGGAAGTCCGACGGGACCGCGGCGGGGACGGTCCTCGTCAAGGACATCGATGCGGGGACCGGGTCGTCGCGGCCGTCATGGCCGATCGTCGTCGGGACGACGATGTACTTCGCCGCCGCCACCG encodes:
- a CDS encoding response regulator transcription factor, producing the protein MSERSRPLRILLVDDNEIFLTAAGGWLSRQPGLDLVATAGDGEEALAVLPTAKPDLVVMDTFMPGIGGLEATRLIKSAPGAPYVVMVSVHEGPAIEREAWAAGADGFVTKAELYAHLPALIQELFATKPPSRGVSRSKSSAIQGEQGGQ